The window CTTCTgaacacattttcaaaaatttgattTCCACGCGTCAGAAGTATCGCGACCCAAGGGACTCGAAACTTGCCAACCAAATCGATCCGACCACGATCCATCCTTACTCAGAACAATCGGCGTAATCACCCTCCTCTGCATTTCCGAGTCCCTCCGCTGCGACATGACGCAACGTCCAAATATATGATTAATTGCGCATCAATGTTCGCCgttttccttttcctttttcGGCGGAGCGATTTGCACGCCGCTAGGTTCGCGCGCGTCACGTTTAATCCCAGAGCTCATGCGTGCGCGCACGTACGGATGCTGGCGCGGAATATAATAGCGCTAATACGACGGAACTGGGGCAGTGCTGGTTTGACGCGCGTCTTAGAAGCGTCCACCTGCTAGAATCGTCGCCACGGCTGCGGGCCACGCGAATTTTTATTTCTGGAGCCGCGCGCTGGATTTACGTGCCCCTTCTGCGTGCCTTTTGCGACTCGACCTTTTCGCGTCCGCGAGGTGAATACGAATCGGGAGGCAAAACGCTGATGCGCGTGACGCCAGTGCTCGCGGCCACCGAGTTTCGACACAGCGTTCACGCGTCAGTCCTACCGCGGTGGTTTCGAAGTTGCCAGCTGGGCACAGTGGTCATCAAGGGCTCCCTCGAGTTGCGACGCAGCGTGGAGGATTGATAGGACAGTGATACTTTGTAGGAGACACCACGGGAAGCTACAGTGAGTTCAACAACTTGAATTTAATAGAGCCGGGCAAACTCGCGAAGTCGGTGGAATGCAACTGGCGTCCCTGCTGTCCCTGCTGTCGGGACTGTCAACTTATGCGCGGTCACGCTGAGGAGCGCTTTCCTCGTGAACACCGGTGTAGGTTGTTTGATGGGTCGATGAACGTTTTTTG is drawn from Calliopsis andreniformis isolate RMS-2024a chromosome 1, iyCalAndr_principal, whole genome shotgun sequence and contains these coding sequences:
- the LOC143180844 gene encoding uncharacterized protein LOC143180844, translating into MINCASMFAVFLFLFRRSDLHAARFARVTFNPRAHACAHVRMLARNIIALIRRNWGSAGLTRVLEASTC